From a single Eleginops maclovinus isolate JMC-PN-2008 ecotype Puerto Natales chromosome 20, JC_Emac_rtc_rv5, whole genome shotgun sequence genomic region:
- the pth4 gene encoding parathyroid hormone 4 has protein sequence MRMSHRSVQWLAVMLLFIFTAARCQQNESRRAVSEHQLMHDRGRSIQSLKRLIWLSSAIEGLHTDQTRSAAFNPTKTLNMALNPALVSGAGSPQHTRVQSLLRDFFNPYLTQQSDREA, from the exons aTGCGGATGTCCCACAGATCTGTGCAGTGGCTCGCTGTCATGcttctctttatttttacagcCGCTCGGTGTCAACAGAACGAGAG CCGTCGAGCTGTGAGCGAGCACCAGCTGATGCATGACCGCGGACGAAGCATCCAGAGTCTTAAGAGGCTAATTTGGCTGTCCAGCGCCATCGAGGGTCTCCACACAGACCAGACCCGCTCCGCTGCTTTCAACCCCACAAAGACCCTGAACATGGCTCTGAATCCAGCGCTGGTGTCTGGGGCCGGGAGCCCACAGCACACCCGGGTGCAGAGCCTTCTGAGAGACTTCTTTAATCCCTACCTGACCCAACAGTCGGACAGGGAGGCCTAA